A region from the Nocardioides exalbidus genome encodes:
- a CDS encoding MerR family transcriptional regulator — MRSKEVAELAGVSVRTLRHYHQVGVLPEPGRGTNGYRTYELSHVARLLRIRTLAELGVPLERMAALLDDPADTASADLLADLETQLRERIAHLEGQLRRVSELRTSRARPDLTPALAEFLAAVGGVEESGLADLEHDASVLLARLYEAGGTPEDLHELAAVLNDVRSRGEYDDFAARFEALPADASEADVRGVADAFIAAFGPMLTQHADTAMGGRLRQLREQDVPAVDLDPRLNDAQAAVLRLIGDTL; from the coding sequence ATGAGGAGCAAGGAGGTCGCCGAGCTCGCGGGCGTCTCGGTCCGCACGCTCCGGCACTACCACCAGGTCGGCGTGCTCCCCGAGCCCGGCCGCGGAACCAACGGGTACCGCACCTACGAGCTCTCGCACGTCGCCCGCCTCCTCCGCATCCGGACCCTCGCCGAGCTCGGCGTACCCCTCGAGCGGATGGCCGCGCTCCTGGACGATCCCGCCGACACCGCCAGCGCGGACCTGCTCGCCGACCTCGAGACCCAGCTGCGCGAGCGCATCGCGCACCTCGAGGGCCAGCTGCGGCGGGTGAGCGAGCTGCGCACCTCCCGCGCGCGGCCGGACCTGACTCCGGCGCTGGCCGAGTTCCTCGCGGCGGTGGGCGGGGTGGAGGAGTCGGGTCTCGCCGACCTCGAGCACGACGCCTCGGTCCTGCTGGCCCGTCTCTACGAGGCCGGCGGGACGCCCGAGGACCTGCACGAGCTCGCAGCGGTGCTCAACGATGTACGCAGCCGCGGGGAGTACGACGACTTCGCCGCCCGCTTCGAAGCACTGCCCGCGGACGCCTCCGAGGCCGACGTCCGCGGCGTCGCGGATGCCTTCATCGCCGCCTTCGGTCCGATGTTGACGCAGCACGCCGACACGGCGATGGGTGGACGGCTGCGCCAGCTGCGCGAGCAGGACGTGCCCGCCGTCGACCTCGACCCACGCCTCAACGACGCCCAGGCCGCGGTGCTCCGGTTGATCGGCGACACCCTCTGA
- a CDS encoding excalibur calcium-binding domain-containing protein → MRRKFAGAIACITITAPVLVLVTPAEAAVPAQWQNCTVVNNRLPHGVGRANARDRTSGTPVTTFRRDTALYNTAMRANRRLDGDGDGIACEKA, encoded by the coding sequence ATGCGTAGGAAGTTCGCCGGCGCCATCGCCTGCATCACCATCACCGCACCTGTCCTGGTGCTCGTCACGCCTGCCGAGGCAGCCGTCCCGGCGCAGTGGCAGAACTGCACCGTCGTCAACAACCGCCTGCCTCACGGCGTCGGCCGGGCGAACGCCCGCGACCGCACCTCCGGCACGCCCGTCACCACTTTCCGCCGCGACACCGCGCTCTACAACACCGCGATGCGAGCCAACCGCCGCCTCGACGGTGACGGCGACGGGATCGCGTGCGAGAAGGCGTGA
- a CDS encoding S8 family serine peptidase, which yields MPRSLLAGLAALAVTAAALSVPSAAASPEGKPAPQPAAPKKTTVTLLTGDVVTLVGDAVTIDRAPGSTGGVQTYTVGGDLHVVPDSALPFLAQDRLDADLFNVTELVEQGYDDASVSSIPLIVQYGPGTRAAAAPAPEHATRSAVLTSIHGAAIAASKEDATDFWADLAQQSKARFAGGIAKIHLDGKVEASLADSVAQVGAPEAWAAGLDGTGTTVAVLDTGIDQTHPDLADQVTQTQSFVPGETITDVNGHGTHVASTVAGTGAASGGKEKGVAPGAHLAIGKVLNDAGSGAESWIIEGMEWGASVAPVVSMSLGSTEPSDGTDPMALAVDSLSESTGALFVIAAGNYGRVSGIGSPGAAQSALTVGAVDGNDERAYFQDMGPRLGDAVVKPEIVAPGVDILAARSSASAEGEGAYVSLSGTSMATPHVAGAAAIIKQQHPGWTGAQVKDALVSTAEPLAGQTAYQVGGGRLDVPSALADIHATASVELGYHAWPADDDVPVEHAITYTNDGDTDVTLDLTEAVTADDLAPAPEPLVTLSAEQVTVPAGGTADVTVTGNPDAGAPGATYSGTIVASSGGEQVAQTAVGLVKEEERHDLTIRALGRDGRATGGFVTMYRYGDQFVQTLELDPTTGQVPTQRLRPGVYNVTSWLPVDANASGVALVGNPHLVVGDADQTLVLDARKAKEISVRTPRPSIDGTRRPGYVHDSGIGGDYATFVNQYDVSPAIDTVYAAPTGQVAGARYEFLTRWRRTAPLLTVTVGGDDIDARNLPSARRWDGTTRLAAVSVGTGQAGDFTGRDVRGKAVLVRRSDDIAAYEVAENAARAGARVVLVVNDRPGRFVSYAGGTDLPVLAVTQADGQPMIDKLERGRKVTVKLDGTEQAPYVYDLVRSFDGRIPANLAWAPSTSDLATITNRFVGEDGRLAIESRGDCRDWNWPPCLMETEPVHLGTERTDYVSTQAGTAWYDDVQDVRGWEQRGDQQSYRRGEKVARSWFDPVVRPRTGPGYWQPRRVGNFFAVNVPTASSGADGVTGGMLDEGSTVTSRLYAGGALVDEGPFQAVQTEVPAAGGWGDYRFEMDTTRPAAWKLGTRTSTSWEFRARTNETADWVNLPLLQLDYALDTDLNGRLTGRWQEIGLAAAFPPDVEGAGRVTDATLEVSYDDGATWQRIDLTPEKVGQWSGTVRLPARVTHLALRATASDDAGNRVEQEVIRAAGVR from the coding sequence ATGCCCCGATCACTCCTCGCCGGCCTGGCAGCGCTGGCGGTCACCGCCGCCGCGCTGTCGGTGCCGAGCGCCGCGGCCAGCCCGGAGGGCAAGCCCGCGCCGCAGCCAGCAGCGCCGAAGAAGACCACCGTCACGCTCCTCACCGGCGACGTCGTCACCCTGGTCGGCGACGCAGTGACCATCGACCGCGCGCCCGGCAGCACCGGCGGCGTCCAGACGTACACCGTGGGCGGCGACCTCCACGTCGTACCGGATTCGGCTCTGCCGTTCCTCGCGCAGGACCGCCTCGACGCGGACCTCTTCAACGTCACCGAGCTCGTCGAGCAGGGGTACGACGACGCGTCGGTGTCGTCGATCCCGCTGATCGTGCAGTACGGCCCGGGCACCCGAGCGGCTGCTGCGCCGGCGCCCGAGCACGCCACCAGGTCAGCGGTCCTCACCAGCATCCACGGCGCTGCGATCGCCGCGTCCAAGGAGGACGCGACCGACTTCTGGGCGGACCTCGCGCAGCAGAGCAAGGCCCGCTTCGCCGGCGGCATCGCCAAGATCCACCTCGACGGCAAGGTCGAGGCCTCGCTCGCTGACAGCGTCGCGCAGGTCGGCGCCCCGGAGGCGTGGGCGGCCGGCCTCGACGGCACCGGCACGACCGTCGCCGTGCTCGACACTGGCATCGACCAGACGCACCCCGACCTCGCCGACCAGGTCACCCAGACGCAGAGCTTCGTGCCTGGCGAGACGATCACCGACGTCAACGGCCACGGCACCCACGTCGCTTCGACCGTCGCCGGCACGGGTGCCGCGTCGGGCGGCAAGGAGAAGGGCGTCGCGCCCGGCGCCCACCTCGCCATCGGCAAGGTGCTCAACGACGCCGGCTCGGGCGCCGAGTCGTGGATCATCGAGGGGATGGAGTGGGGCGCCTCGGTGGCCCCCGTCGTCTCGATGAGCCTCGGCAGTACCGAGCCCAGCGACGGCACCGACCCGATGGCGCTCGCGGTCGACTCCCTCAGCGAGTCCACCGGCGCGCTCTTCGTGATCGCCGCCGGCAACTACGGCCGGGTCAGCGGCATCGGCTCGCCCGGCGCCGCCCAGTCCGCGCTCACGGTCGGCGCGGTCGACGGCAACGACGAGCGGGCGTACTTCCAGGACATGGGCCCGCGCCTCGGCGACGCCGTCGTGAAGCCCGAGATCGTCGCCCCCGGCGTCGACATCCTCGCCGCCCGTTCGTCCGCGTCCGCGGAAGGAGAGGGCGCCTACGTCTCCCTGTCCGGTACGTCGATGGCGACCCCCCACGTCGCCGGTGCGGCCGCGATCATCAAGCAGCAGCACCCCGGTTGGACGGGCGCGCAGGTCAAGGACGCGCTGGTCAGCACCGCCGAGCCGCTCGCCGGGCAGACGGCGTACCAGGTCGGCGGTGGTCGCCTCGACGTCCCGTCCGCCCTGGCCGACATCCACGCGACCGCGAGCGTCGAGCTCGGCTACCACGCCTGGCCCGCCGACGACGACGTCCCGGTCGAGCACGCGATCACCTACACCAACGACGGCGACACCGACGTCACGCTCGACCTCACCGAGGCCGTCACCGCCGACGACCTGGCTCCGGCACCCGAGCCGCTCGTGACCCTGTCGGCCGAGCAGGTCACGGTGCCCGCAGGAGGGACCGCGGACGTCACCGTCACGGGCAACCCGGACGCCGGCGCGCCGGGAGCGACGTACTCCGGCACGATCGTCGCCTCCTCCGGCGGCGAGCAGGTCGCGCAGACCGCCGTCGGCCTGGTCAAGGAGGAGGAGCGCCACGACCTCACCATCCGCGCGCTCGGGAGGGACGGCCGGGCGACCGGCGGCTTCGTGACGATGTACCGCTACGGCGACCAGTTCGTGCAGACGCTCGAGCTCGACCCGACCACCGGACAGGTGCCCACCCAGCGGCTGCGGCCCGGCGTCTACAACGTGACCAGCTGGCTGCCGGTCGACGCGAACGCCAGTGGTGTCGCGCTCGTCGGCAACCCGCACCTCGTCGTCGGCGACGCCGACCAGACCCTCGTCCTCGACGCGCGCAAGGCGAAGGAGATCTCGGTGCGCACGCCGCGCCCGAGCATCGACGGCACCCGCCGCCCGGGCTACGTGCACGACTCCGGGATCGGCGGGGACTACGCGACCTTCGTCAACCAGTACGACGTCTCGCCCGCGATCGACACGGTCTACGCGGCGCCGACGGGACAGGTCGCCGGTGCGAGGTACGAGTTCCTGACCCGTTGGCGGCGCACCGCTCCGCTGCTGACGGTGACGGTGGGCGGCGACGACATCGACGCCCGCAACCTGCCGTCCGCCCGTCGGTGGGACGGCACCACCCGCCTTGCCGCGGTCTCGGTTGGCACCGGTCAGGCCGGTGACTTCACCGGCCGCGACGTCCGCGGCAAGGCGGTGCTGGTCCGGCGCTCCGACGACATCGCGGCCTACGAGGTCGCGGAGAACGCCGCGCGTGCCGGCGCCCGCGTCGTGCTCGTCGTCAACGACCGGCCGGGCCGCTTCGTCAGCTACGCCGGCGGCACCGACCTGCCCGTCCTCGCGGTGACGCAGGCGGACGGGCAGCCGATGATCGACAAGCTCGAGCGCGGTCGGAAGGTCACGGTGAAGCTCGACGGCACCGAGCAGGCGCCCTACGTCTACGACCTGGTCCGGTCGTTCGACGGCCGCATCCCGGCCAACCTGGCGTGGGCGCCGTCGACGAGCGACCTCGCGACGATCACCAACCGCTTCGTCGGGGAGGACGGTCGCCTCGCGATCGAGAGCCGCGGCGACTGCCGCGACTGGAACTGGCCGCCCTGCCTGATGGAGACCGAGCCGGTGCACCTCGGCACCGAGCGCACCGACTACGTCAGCACTCAGGCCGGGACCGCGTGGTACGACGACGTCCAGGACGTCCGCGGCTGGGAGCAGCGCGGCGACCAGCAGTCCTACCGCCGCGGTGAGAAGGTCGCCCGCAGCTGGTTCGACCCGGTGGTGCGGCCGCGCACCGGTCCCGGCTACTGGCAGCCGCGCCGGGTCGGCAACTTCTTCGCCGTCAACGTCCCCACCGCCAGCTCCGGTGCTGACGGCGTCACCGGCGGCATGCTCGACGAGGGATCGACGGTGACGTCCCGCCTCTACGCCGGTGGTGCGCTCGTCGACGAGGGCCCGTTCCAGGCGGTCCAGACCGAGGTGCCGGCGGCCGGCGGCTGGGGCGACTACCGCTTCGAGATGGACACGACCCGCCCGGCGGCGTGGAAGCTCGGCACGCGGACGTCGACCTCGTGGGAGTTCCGCGCGCGCACGAACGAGACGGCCGACTGGGTGAACCTGCCGCTGCTGCAGCTCGACTACGCGCTCGACACCGACCTCAACGGCCGGCTCACCGGGAGGTGGCAGGAGATCGGGCTCGCAGCCGCCTTCCCACCTGACGTCGAGGGCGCCGGTCGCGTGACGGACGCGACGCTGGAGGTGTCGTACGACGACGGGGCCACCTGGCAGCGGATCGACCTGACCCCCGAGAAGGTCGGTCAGTGGTCGGGGACGGTGCGACTCCCGGCGAGGGTCACCCACCTCGCCCTGCGCGCCACGGCCTCGGACGACGCGGGCAACCGCGTCGAGCAGGAGGTGATCCGCGCCGCTGGGGTGCGTTGA
- a CDS encoding helix-turn-helix domain-containing protein — MLDVLGLDATEEGAYRRLVALPSASAEDLASAMTLSVSALATALSALESKGLVARSTGQRDHFVASPPSLALGSLIVEREEEIRRAQLELGRLTEQYRGSVADRTGTDVVDVVRGPQAVADRFAQMQRGATSEVVALVKSSVAIVSAEENSASEDVALARGVAYRVVLERAAFERPGFMERVIESVAAGETVRVADSLPLRLMIADRSLALLPLAPTASDVGGGALLVHESGLLDALLHLFDLVWASSNEVLPSGAFQPSDQIDEVDARILTLLLAGLTDQAIGGQLGMSLRTIQRRVSSLMDRARVVTRFQLGHEAARRGWAGR; from the coding sequence ATGCTCGACGTGCTCGGACTGGATGCGACGGAGGAAGGCGCCTACCGCCGGCTCGTCGCGCTGCCCTCTGCGTCTGCGGAGGACCTCGCCTCGGCCATGACGCTGTCGGTGTCGGCGCTCGCCACCGCTCTCTCCGCCCTCGAGTCGAAGGGCCTCGTCGCCCGCTCGACCGGCCAGCGCGACCACTTCGTCGCCTCTCCCCCGTCCCTCGCGCTCGGGTCGCTGATCGTGGAGCGGGAGGAGGAGATCCGCCGCGCGCAGCTCGAGCTCGGCCGGCTGACCGAGCAGTACCGCGGCTCGGTCGCCGACCGCACAGGGACGGACGTCGTCGACGTCGTACGCGGCCCGCAGGCTGTCGCCGACCGCTTCGCCCAGATGCAGCGCGGCGCGACCTCCGAGGTGGTCGCGCTGGTGAAGTCGTCGGTCGCGATCGTGTCAGCGGAGGAGAACTCGGCATCTGAAGATGTCGCCCTCGCCCGCGGGGTGGCCTACCGCGTCGTGCTCGAACGCGCCGCCTTCGAGCGGCCGGGCTTCATGGAGCGGGTCATCGAGTCGGTGGCCGCCGGCGAGACCGTGCGGGTGGCGGACTCGCTCCCCCTGCGGCTGATGATCGCCGACCGCTCCCTTGCTCTCCTGCCGTTGGCGCCGACCGCCTCCGACGTGGGTGGCGGCGCGTTGCTCGTGCACGAGTCAGGGCTGCTCGACGCCCTGCTCCACCTCTTCGACCTCGTGTGGGCCTCATCCAACGAGGTCCTGCCCTCCGGCGCGTTCCAGCCCTCCGACCAGATCGACGAGGTGGACGCCCGGATCCTGACGCTCCTGCTCGCCGGGCTCACCGACCAGGCGATCGGAGGGCAGCTCGGGATGTCACTCCGTACGATCCAGCGGCGGGTGTCATCCCTGATGGATCGGGCTCGGGTGGTGACGCGGTTTCAGCTCGGGCACGAGGCGGCTCGGCGCGGGTGGGCGGGGAGGTGA
- a CDS encoding HNH endonuclease, with amino-acid sequence MPYNIAKSLVNKLPANERNDPEVIGKYLLDEQGGICWLCSGQMHIASEVLEADHDEPEGEGGPTVLANLHLAHLECNRSKRNLSTTQIQPYLRLRRFMRENGGRLKYDGVTTHFDIVPGPSHVELSPTSADISFADKSTTSSQLHRESVGGTDFTFCFVEVPRVALFNDARVQPRNIRYDHAFMIYSDLLKNPLHEPPGCRLDEPDKNGLQRILMFDGQHKTIACWMQGRMTIVIKLYLDMSVSAANYLVNSIQSKIKKLPLSAFELASKMSDEWRNKVDQYESAMADQGKSASEDGFLRWVPSGAERTRAKAAFQSALMQRVLEHSNFRANNFTEASASPSLTEGMIKRQILDKMLSSAPLKDPFYESTSRREEEVENIVWMWNLVLDELATKRDDGTPDEIFIERSRRLFKQASLEHISNLLGQLYGYVMIKGDSKMLDGVPDQTQRDAIEKSIKNICDHPVWTASLDRDGRMLAVQDALTKNQGGKDSFEGVALKLSYALLGQGDTEYGAYWK; translated from the coding sequence ATGCCGTACAACATCGCCAAGTCCCTCGTGAACAAGTTGCCAGCCAACGAGCGCAACGATCCCGAGGTGATCGGCAAGTACCTCCTCGACGAGCAAGGCGGCATCTGCTGGCTCTGTAGTGGACAGATGCACATTGCGTCCGAGGTTCTCGAGGCCGATCACGATGAGCCAGAGGGCGAGGGAGGGCCAACGGTCCTCGCAAACCTCCATCTCGCTCACTTGGAATGTAATAGGTCCAAGCGAAATCTTTCCACGACCCAGATTCAACCCTATCTTCGCCTACGTCGGTTCATGCGAGAAAACGGCGGGCGCCTTAAGTATGATGGCGTGACGACCCACTTTGACATCGTGCCTGGACCGTCGCACGTCGAGCTTTCTCCGACATCAGCGGATATCTCATTCGCGGACAAGTCAACTACCTCGTCCCAGTTGCATCGAGAAAGCGTAGGGGGCACTGACTTCACCTTCTGCTTCGTCGAGGTACCGAGGGTTGCTCTATTCAACGACGCTCGCGTGCAGCCCCGAAATATCCGATATGACCACGCATTCATGATCTACAGCGATCTCTTGAAGAATCCACTTCACGAGCCACCTGGCTGCAGGCTCGACGAGCCGGATAAGAACGGTCTTCAGCGAATCCTGATGTTTGACGGCCAGCACAAGACGATTGCTTGCTGGATGCAGGGGCGCATGACCATCGTCATTAAGCTCTACCTAGACATGAGCGTCTCTGCTGCCAACTATCTCGTCAACTCAATTCAATCGAAGATCAAGAAGCTCCCACTCTCGGCGTTCGAACTCGCATCGAAGATGTCAGACGAATGGCGCAATAAGGTCGACCAGTACGAATCCGCGATGGCCGACCAAGGCAAGAGTGCCAGCGAAGACGGGTTCCTAAGGTGGGTGCCAAGCGGTGCAGAACGTACCCGCGCCAAGGCCGCCTTTCAGTCAGCACTTATGCAAAGAGTGCTGGAACACTCCAATTTTCGAGCTAACAACTTCACGGAGGCGTCGGCCTCACCCAGCCTGACGGAAGGCATGATCAAGCGTCAGATCCTGGACAAGATGTTGAGTAGCGCGCCACTCAAGGATCCGTTCTACGAGTCGACTAGTCGTCGCGAAGAAGAAGTCGAGAATATCGTCTGGATGTGGAATCTTGTTCTCGATGAGCTCGCGACCAAAAGGGATGATGGAACACCTGACGAGATCTTTATTGAACGAAGCCGACGACTATTCAAGCAAGCTTCTCTCGAACATATCTCGAATCTGCTCGGCCAACTGTACGGATACGTCATGATAAAGGGGGACTCCAAAATGCTTGATGGCGTTCCCGATCAAACCCAGCGTGACGCTATCGAAAAGTCGATCAAGAACATTTGCGATCACCCAGTTTGGACTGCATCACTCGATCGTGACGGAAGGATGCTAGCGGTTCAAGACGCACTGACGAAGAATCAGGGAGGAAAGGACTCGTTTGAAGGCGTGGCACTCAAACTCTCTTACGCGCTCCTTGGGCAGGGCGATACTGAGTACGGTGCCTACTGGAAGTAG
- the drmB gene encoding DUF1998 domain-containing protein, with amino-acid sequence MKPEDTRVRQSQLVSTFGVGAIFPSGDHSYLICGLDEWDDRRCTPIEEPRLARSLGVSLFRAPSTGARRGDVPVVRFPEFQYCPECRRLARYWEFDAQKMQCQECIRELTPSRFVACCENGHLEEFPYFQWVHRRVEGAVTWDESAEHSLRLETRGTSSSLGDIVIRCSCGVPPRDLEGAFGRNAVAMVKGCSGRRPWLPGSEPEACDKNLRALQRGSANVWFASVRSSISIPPWSSPSARLVTKLWDSFEVLDDVAVRTVVEAQAAKNRDVDVESAMALVAQRRGVIAGPPPTEAELRAEEYQALVDGNHGGRQDSFQCVAVDVSPSLSWILAQVSKVTRLREVRALSGFSRVTPVATEQGPSAGLSLRRHDWLPAVEIFGEGVFVRLDEGLVADWESGSEANDRRTMLATAIQARDSDTGSNVEAPSTRFLAVHTLAHAVLKELSLDAGYPVGALRERIYAEKEQAGFLVYTASSDAAGSLGGLAALADQERMAEILRNAVTRARWCSNDPVCSESGPSGSDGLNLAACHACLLLPETSCEHRNIFLDRVAMVGVDGEATTGMLSGM; translated from the coding sequence ATGAAGCCTGAGGACACACGAGTGCGGCAGAGCCAATTGGTCTCCACTTTCGGGGTCGGCGCAATCTTCCCCTCGGGCGATCACAGCTACCTGATTTGTGGCCTTGATGAGTGGGACGACCGGAGGTGCACCCCGATCGAGGAGCCGCGGCTCGCGCGGTCGTTGGGAGTCTCCCTGTTCAGGGCACCCTCCACGGGCGCGCGGCGCGGGGACGTCCCCGTTGTCCGCTTTCCTGAGTTCCAGTACTGCCCGGAGTGCCGCCGCTTGGCGCGCTACTGGGAGTTCGATGCCCAGAAGATGCAATGCCAGGAATGCATCCGCGAACTAACCCCGTCACGTTTCGTGGCCTGTTGCGAGAACGGACATCTTGAGGAGTTCCCGTACTTCCAATGGGTTCACCGCCGCGTGGAGGGGGCCGTCACTTGGGACGAGTCCGCCGAGCACTCCCTGCGGTTGGAGACTCGCGGGACATCGTCTTCCTTGGGGGACATCGTGATCAGGTGTTCCTGCGGAGTTCCGCCGCGTGACCTGGAAGGAGCGTTCGGGCGCAACGCAGTCGCCATGGTCAAGGGCTGCTCCGGCCGGCGTCCGTGGCTGCCCGGCTCTGAGCCTGAAGCCTGCGACAAGAACCTGCGTGCCCTGCAGCGCGGTTCCGCGAACGTGTGGTTCGCGTCTGTGCGATCCAGCATCTCGATCCCACCGTGGTCTAGCCCGAGTGCGCGCCTCGTAACCAAGCTCTGGGACTCGTTCGAGGTGCTCGACGACGTGGCAGTGCGCACCGTTGTGGAAGCACAGGCGGCGAAGAATCGTGACGTAGATGTCGAAAGCGCCATGGCCTTGGTGGCCCAACGGCGGGGCGTAATAGCAGGCCCTCCGCCAACCGAGGCGGAACTCCGTGCAGAGGAGTACCAAGCGCTCGTCGACGGCAACCACGGCGGTCGACAAGATTCGTTCCAATGCGTCGCCGTGGACGTGTCCCCGAGTCTGTCGTGGATTCTGGCGCAGGTCTCAAAGGTCACTCGCCTACGTGAGGTCAGGGCTTTGAGTGGCTTCTCTAGGGTGACTCCGGTGGCCACGGAACAAGGGCCTTCGGCGGGGCTTAGCCTGCGACGCCACGACTGGTTGCCGGCCGTCGAGATCTTCGGCGAAGGCGTCTTCGTCCGCCTGGATGAGGGCCTTGTAGCCGATTGGGAGTCTGGGAGCGAGGCTAACGATCGCCGCACCATGCTCGCCACCGCGATTCAGGCCCGAGACAGCGACACAGGGTCGAACGTGGAAGCGCCCTCTACTCGCTTCCTCGCGGTCCACACGCTCGCACATGCGGTACTAAAAGAACTCAGCCTCGATGCCGGTTACCCCGTGGGCGCTCTGCGGGAACGGATCTACGCCGAGAAGGAGCAGGCGGGCTTCCTCGTGTACACGGCGTCATCGGACGCAGCCGGGAGCCTTGGAGGTCTAGCTGCACTAGCAGACCAGGAGCGCATGGCCGAGATCCTGCGGAACGCAGTCACTAGGGCACGTTGGTGTTCCAATGACCCCGTTTGTTCGGAGTCAGGGCCCTCAGGCAGCGACGGGTTGAATCTCGCAGCGTGCCACGCATGTCTGCTGCTGCCGGAGACGAGCTGCGAGCACCGGAACATCTTCTTGGACCGTGTGGCGATGGTAGGAGTGGATGGCGAAGCAACTACTGGAATGTTGAGCGGGATGTAG